The Gallus gallus isolate bGalGal1 chromosome 3, bGalGal1.mat.broiler.GRCg7b, whole genome shotgun sequence genome window below encodes:
- the CYP1B1 gene encoding cytochrome P450 1B1: MEAACNSMALERLGEALRGTPPLQSSLLLLLCLLAAVHLGKLLLQRRRWRRQGQRLAPPGPFPWPLIGNAAQLGSAPHLSFARLASTYGAVFQLRLGRWPVVVLNGESAIRQALVRQGAAFAGRPAFPSFRLVSGGRSLAFGGYSELWKLHRRAAHATVRAFSTGSPATRRLLERHLLGEARALVALLVRGSAGGAFLDPSRVLVVAVANVMSALCFGRRYSHGDGEFLRLVGRNEQFGRAVGAGSLVDALPWLRRFPSPVRAAYRAFRDLNRDFYGFVRGKFLQHQRSLRPGAAPRDMMDAFIRLQREQPRLQLEHVPATVTDIFGASQDTLSTALLWLLIFLIRYPKVQAKMQEEVDRIVGRDRLPCAEDQPHLPYIVAFLYESMRFSSFVPVTIPHATTTNTFIMGYLIPKDTVIFVNQWSVNHDPAKWSNPEDFDPTRFLDENGFINKDLTSSVMIFSMGKRRCIGEELSKVQLFLFTSILVHQCHFTANPNEDPKMDYTYGLTIKPKPFTLNVTLRDTMELLDKAVQRLQAEKTANEN, from the exons ATGGAAGCTGCGTGCAACAG CATGGCCCTCGAGAGGCTCGGGGAAGCCCTGCGCGGCACCCCGCccctgcagagctccctgctgctcctcctgtgccTGCTCGCCGCCGTGCACCTGGGCAAGCTCCTCCTGCAGCGACGGCGATGGCGGCGGCAGGGCCAGCGCCTGGCGCCGCCGGGCCCCTTCCCGTGGCCGCTGATCGGGAACGCGGCGCAGCTGGGCAGCGCCCCGCACCTCTCCTTCGCGCGCCTGGCCAGCACGTACGGCGCCGTGTTCCAGCTGCGCCTGGGGCGCTGGCCCGTGGTGGTGCTGAACGGCGAGAGCGCCATCCGCCAGGCGCTCGTCCGCCAGGGGGCCGCCTTCGCCGGCCGGCCGGCCTTCCCCTCGTTCCGTCTGGTGTCGGGCGGGCGCAGCCTGGCCTTCGGCGGCTACTCGGAGCTCTGGAAGCTGCACCGCCGCGCGGCGCACGCCACGGTGCGCGCCTTCTCCACCGGCAGCCCGGCCACGCGCCGCCTGCTGGAGCGGCACCTGCTGGGCGAGGCGCGGGCGCTGGTGGCGCTGCTGGTGCGGGGCAGCGCGGGCGGCGCCTTCCTCGACCCCTCGCGCGTGCTGGTGGTGGCGGTGGCCAACGTGATGAGCGCGCTCTGCTTCGGCCGCCGCTACAGCCACGGCGACGGCGAGTTCCTGCGCCTGGTGGGCCGCAACGAGCAGTTCGGGCGCGCCGTGGGCGCCGGCAGCCTGGTGGACGCTCTGCCCTGGCTGCGGCGCTTCCCCAGCCCCGTGCGCGCCGCCTACCGCGCCTTCCGCGACCTCAACCGCGACTTCTACGGCTTCGTCCGCGGCAAGTTCCTGCAGCACCAGCGCAGCCTGCGCCCGGGGGCGGCCCCCCGCGACATGATGGACGCCTTCATCCGCCTGCAGCGCGAGCAGCCGCGGCTGCAGCTCGAGCACGTGCCCGCCACCGTCACCGACATCTTCGGCGCCAGCCAGGACACGCTCTCCACGGCGCTGCTCTGGctcctcatcttcctcatcAG GTATCCAAAAGTGCAGGCTAAAATGCAAGAAGAAGTGGATAGGATCGTTGGGAGAGACCGCCTACCCTGTGCTGAGGATCAGCCTCACTTGCCCTACATCGTGGCTTTCCTGTACGAATCCATGCGTTTCAGCAGCTTTGTGCCTGTTACCATCCCACACGCCACCACGACCAACACCTTCATCATGGGCTACCTCATTCCCAAGGACACCGTGATATTTGTCAATCAGTGGTCAGTGAATCACGATCCGGCTAAATGGTCCAACCCAGAGGATTTCGATCCAACAAGATTCCTGGATGAGAACGGCTTCATCAATAAAGATCTCACCAGTAGTGTGATGATTTTCTCCATGGGGAAGCGGCGGTGCATTGGAGAGGAATTATCCAAGGTGCAGCTGTTTCTCTTTACCTCCATTCTCGTGCATCAGTGCCATTTCACTGCTAATCCAAATGAGGATCCTAAAATGGACTATACTTACGGGTTGACCATCAAACCCAAGCCGTTTACCTTGAATGTCACACTTAGAGATACTATGGAGTTGCTTGATAAGGCTGTCCAAAGACTGCAAGCAGAGAAAACAGCCAACGAAAACTAG